One Glandiceps talaboti chromosome 2, keGlaTala1.1, whole genome shotgun sequence genomic region harbors:
- the LOC144453611 gene encoding uncharacterized protein LOC144453611, whose amino-acid sequence MAAHDWNRTKKVPDEDDDEEDPVETMLKRTGCIEYHYAVQECMSETRDWRKCQKEVTEFRQCIQKQHQQAETQSKKS is encoded by the exons ATGGCAGCACACGACTGGAATAGGACCAAGAAAGTGCCCGATGAAGACGATGACGAAGAAGATCCAGTCGAGACCATGCTCAAAAGGACTGGTTGCATCGAGTATCATTATGCAGTGCAG GAATGTATGTCAGAGACGAGAGACTGGAGGAAATGTCAAAAGGAAGTGACTGAATTTCGTCAATGTATCCAGAAGCAACACCAACAAGCAGAGACACAAAGCAAAAAGTCGTGA
- the LOC144453654 gene encoding D-aminoacyl-tRNA deacylase 2-like gives MAADTGANAKIIIQQCLSARLQVKPPADDGTPAEFAEVNRGIIIYLCFLKGASEDILEKMVKSVVNVKLSESESGKTVSILELPGDVLIVPQATLGGKLKGKVMQYHSNIHKSPGMELYTSFVQQIQQTVENNGKSKECSCQVKWGTYGNRQVLSMVTNGPFTHSMDF, from the exons ATGGCTGCAGACACAGGTGCAAATGCAAagataattattcagcaatgtTTATCAGCTCGTTTGCAAGTGAAACCACCAGCAGACGACGGTACTCCAGCTGAATTTGCTGAG GTTAACAGAGGAATCATCATCTATTTGTGTTTCCTGAAAGGTGCATCAGAAGATATATTAGAGAAAATGG tGAAGTCTGTTGTTAATGTGAAGTTAAGTGAGTCCGAAAGTGGAAAAACAGTCTCCATTTTAGAGCTACCTGGTGATGTGCTTATTGTTCCTCAAGCTACACTTGGTGGCAAACTAAAAGGCAAAGTGATGCAGTATCATTCTAACATTCACAAATCTCCCGGCATGGAACTTTATACAAGTTTTGTCCAACAAATACAACAGACAGTGGAGAATAATGGAAAATCTAAGGAATGTAGTTGTCAAGTAAAATGGGGAACATATGGAAACAGACAGGTTCTGAGTATGGTAACTAATGGGCCTTTCACACATAGTATGGATTTTTAg